The DNA sequence GAGACTCTGGTCTCTCAGACCAGAGTTAACTCCACCTCAGAGATCCAAGTCTCTACTAAGAAAGGAGTCAGGTCTCGGGGTGGGAGGATCTTGCTTGGAATATTTGtgatggctattttttttaaagcagagggTTCCAGGAGCTGAGCCCCATCCTGAGTGCCAATATCCCTGGCCTTCCCAGTTGCCTTGTAGTGGCCCCCGATGGATACATTCCCTTTGCTTCCCAAGGGCATGGGGGTCTTCCAGGCTCTGCCTTGCTTCCCACAGGAGGCGGGGCTGCCTGCTCCCCTTCTTAAGACCTCTCCAAAAGCAGGCAGGAGTTGAGGCAGTGCTGTCTCAGCAAACCCAGAGGCTGCAAGCTCAGCTgtgtgggcagggagagggcaggagggggagggcagggcataGCAGGTCTGCATCTCCCTCGCCCAGTGCAAGGACTCCAATGATCTCACCTCTGAGGCTGATCCAGGGACATCCCAAGAGCAAGAGGAGGGGGATTGCATACATCGCCCTGCCCCTTTACCCCCCTTCCCTAAATCTCACCCTTGCAAAGGACTGTGATCACccagaggctgggctggggatctggaTGGAGGTGTTCAGGAAGGCAGACATGGGCAGGGGGAGAATTCAGGGCCCTACCAGCCCCTTTAGCTCCCAGCATCTCAACCTGTCCCAAAGAAGCTTGGTCTTCAGACTATAGAacttggggaagggggaagggagagttTGAGGCGGGTACAAAGAGGCAGCTGGTGTCCATTAGGCAGTGAAGCCAACATTCCAGAATCATTCATCAGTGCTGGGGTCCCCTGGGCATTCCTTGCCAGCCCAAGTCCAGCCTCCTGCTCATACTAAGGTTGGATCACATCCCTGCACCTGAGCTACTCAGTGACCCTCCTGCTACCATCCTTGCCATCGCTGGGTCCCCATGCCATCCTACCACAGGGTGGTACCATCACCCCCTTTGGTGCCATCCTTGGGAAGACCCTGCCATGCCAGCTCGCCATCTGAGTCAGCTTGTGCCACGCCCGCCACCACCCACCGCCAGCTGCCTAGTGCCCTTTCAGGAGCTGGAGGGAAGTGAGGAGATGCTGCGGGGAGCTGAGGAAATGAAGGGACCATCCAGtctgtggggaggtggggaggaggcaggcaggccaggccCCGCCTCCGGGAAGGGATTCAGGAGAATGGGCCTGGAGGTCCAGTCTCCAAGCCAGACAATCTCCTGGGACATCCAGAGAGAATAAGGATCCAGGTGGGTCAGCTTGCCAGGGTGCATGGCAACTTCTCCCAGGGAATGGGTCCTGGGATACTGGGGGGCATCAAACAGAGAGctgatgggaggtggggggaactAGGGAGTTAGTCCTCTCTGGGAACTAGGAGTTGCAAGAGTGGGAATACCTGACCAGGCTGAGCCAAAATGAGGTTTGAGTAGCCAAGCCAGATGTCTCTTGAGGGGACAGGCATCAAGCCATTTGGCAGATGTGCCCCCATCCTGCTGTCCAGCCATACACTTGACATCTGCCAGCCATCCCAGGTGATACATTATTCCTTCTGGCTTCTCTCCCCTCCTGGGATCTGGGGCCTCCAGCAGAACCAGGAAGTCGGGGGCAGAATTGGGGCTGCCCCAGTGCTGGGGAACATTCTGTTCCAAAGACCTCTGTACCCTGCAGAGGTGGCTCTTGGCACAGGCCAGGGGAAGACCAGGAAAGGGCAGAGGCTGGAGAGTAAGGAGGCTACACATCTCATCCTGTGGGGATTACTATGGAAATAACAGCCTTGGGCGGGAGGGACAGGACTgatgtcttcaaatatttgaaggacTGATGCACATATAAGAGGGAGTGGCTCTTTCTGGAGCCAAGGGAGGAACAGAGCCGATAGGCAAAAAGATCTCAGGGAGGCAGGTTTCAGCTCTATATAGGGAAGCACTTTGCTGCGACGGCAGCTGCCCAAAGATGGAATGATTGTCCCGGAGACGGTGTGCTTCCTGCCATAGGAGGTGACCCGCAGTCAGACAACTGTTCACAGGGGACGTGGTGAAGGCATTGTGGGCCGATTTTACGGGCTGGGAACTACTCTAGGTGGCCGCTCTTGCACGTTCCTTTCAACCTTacatttcctggttgacctggCCGGCAAGACCATGGATGGCATCGCTGAGGGTCAGGAGTGAGTGAGGGCCAAGGCAGAGCCCAGAGCAGCAGGACTCTTCTGGTCCTTTTGGCTCAACAGCCAAAGCCACTGttcaagtcctggctctgccacttagcaGCCGAAGACTCACTGCACGTGGGTGATTTCACTCCTAGGCGCCTGTGAgttcatctgcaaagtgggacCGTCATCGTCACTGTGTCGGCGGGAAGGGCCAGTCTTCATGAGGTCCTGCAGGAGGAGTGCTAGCTCAACCCCAGTATTTTGACAAGGACAGCCACTCATTATagctttctgtttttactttttggacCCAGAGCCTTGCATTGCTTAGAGAGCATCTagtcctgcctccttcctcttggacgtggggaaactgaggctgagaaagtggaagtgaagtgacttgcctTGAGACCACAGGAGTAGTTTTGTGCCCATGCCCAGCACAGCCTCCCAGAGCCCTCTTGTGCTCTGTGCTCTGGCCCCTGGGCAGAACGGTAGgtggtcctccccacccccactctgggcCTCTGAGAGCCCCCAGAGTCATGTGGGCTCATAGAATACCTTTGTGTTCTAATTAATTGTCCCTCTAGGCCTCCACCTCTGCCCTAACACCCAGGGATCTGGGGCCTGGGGCCCTGCTTCTCATAGATGCACAAAGAAGCCTACAGTGCTACACAGGAAGCTGAGTTTGGAAAGCAAGAAGCTGGGCAACTCAGCGTGCCAGACACCCCAAGGCTCCCAGCTGGCACAGCGGGGCCTGCCTCGTGCCCAAACAtcgccctctccctcctgcttcttcCTATGTTTTGCCACCTGCCGGCCTCCCTGGGGTCACGCAGGCTGCTTGGAAGTGCCAGCTGGGAACCCTGACCAATTTTCCCGGCCTAAAGCCAGGCATCCAGCCCCCTTTACCGATCACTGCTGGGAAGGAGTGGGCAGGAGTTAGGGGGCTCTCCCCAGAGGGGAAGAGGTTCAAGGATCTGGGTAGAGATATTTCCAGACCTCACTCTGGGCAGACTGTGAGAAGGATATGTTGGGGTGAGCAATGGAAGGAACTCTGGGCTGGCTGCAGAATGAACCCAGCATTCCAGAACATGGGTTCCATTTAGGATTCCAGGCACTCGCCCATCATTTGATCAACAAACATTGACCAAGCAGCTACTATGTCTTGGGGCTCTGGGTGGGGGTTTTATTCAACTGTCCCTGGCCTCGAGGGGCTCCAGTGTCCTGAGGTAGTGAGAAGTAATTGACAACGTAAACCAGATTGGGTCTGTAATGGAAGTCGGTACTAGGTGCAGTGGGGCCCAGAGGAGGGAGCGGTTATACTCAACGGAATTCCTGCAGAAGAAGAGACcgcttcccagaggaggaaaaGTCACTGGAAACCCTGAGGTATAAAGAGGATATTTACTGGATAAGGCAGAGAAGAGGACAAACGCATCAAAAAAGTGCAGAGGAATAAACACGGACAGGTTTGAGAATCCCCATGTCTGGGCTGCAGGTGGAAGGCATGGGTGGGAAGGGAAGGCTTGGCAGAGCTGCACAGTCTCCTGACGGGGCCAAGGGCCTTGACTATGTCCTAAGGAGCCATGGAAAGTGGTTAGCCAAGTCAAGGATCACCTCTTTGGCAGCTGTAGGGAGAGCAGGCGGAGATGggcagggtggaggtggggactGTGACCCTGAACTGGGGCAGGGCTGTGGAGACGATGAGGTGATTATAGGGGATGGGCTGGAGAGCGATTTTGGAGGAAGAATCAGCCCCTGAGGATGAGGGTCCAGGATGacccctccccaactcccagcCTGGTGGACAACCCCGGTGAAAACTGGGGACCTGGTGTGTCTGTTTGGCCCCCAAAGTATTATTTTGTTTAACTTGAGTAAATAGTACACCCATACGATGAAATCCTGTGTAGCCATAAACAAGAATGATGAAACTCTTTATGCGTTGGTATGGAATGATTTCCAAGATTtactgttaagtgaaaaaagcaaggcGTAGGAAACATAGTACACTACCATttctgcaatgaaaaaaaaaaaaaaacagtataaccTCGAATTTGTTTCTATCCAAATTCACAGAAGAGTctagatttcttttgaaaaattggaAAGCCTGGCCCCACTGGGCTAGCCGTGTGGACTAGCCCCGGTTGTCCAGGGGACCCCAGCAGCTGCTCTCTGGCTGGCCAGCCTGTCACAGTGCTCAACACTCCCAACCGTGCCTGCCCAGCCAGACCTTCTTTGCTCATGGACGCTCCCTACCTGGCTCCTGTTGGTATCCGGGATTGGGAGCACCTTCTGGAACAGGGAAGCCTCTGTCTTAGTACTTAGAGGCTGCGAGGCTGTGGCTGACCAAGGATCTATCCTGGCTGGGAGCCAGTCCCCTCTGGCTTTTGCTTACAGCCCCACTTCCTCTCTCAGCTGCAGAGGTTCAAGCGCTCGCTTTCCCTCAAGACCATCCTCCGAAGTAAGAGTGTGGAGAACTTCTTCCTTCGCTCTGGCTCTGAGCTCAAGTGCCCTACTGAGGTGCTGCTGACGCCCCCAACcccactgccccctccctccccaccaccagcaTCTACAGAGGGGGGTGTCCCGACgccggccccctccccctgccccaacccaCGGCCCCTGGCACCACTCAAACCAGTAAGACTGCACAGCTTCCAGGAACATGTCTTCAAGAGAGCTAGCCCCTGTGAGCTATGCCACCAGCTCATTGTGGGTACGTGCCTGCAGTGTCAAGGAGAGGGGTCgtgggggtgggcggtggggaGTATACCCAGGCCAATGTTGGGCTCTTGCTACTTAGGGCCTCCGTCCTCACTGCACCCCTCACCCTGGGTGGACCAACGGGCAACCTTGGGGTGGGCAGGTGCCCAGGGCCACAGCGTTTACTAAAAACTTGGGCTTCGGTTGATGCCGCGAGTGTATGAGGAATAGGCACGCGGTCCCCAGGCTGACACGAGGATGCCCGgccccttcctctgtccagtGCCCCACCTGCCCCCTCTGCTTCTTGCCCCTGGATGTACCCTCCTTGGCCTAATTGTTCTTGTTGAACCCAAATTCTTCCCAGGAAACTCCAAGCAGGGTTTGCGATGTAAGACGTGCAAAGTGAGTGTCCACCTCTGGTGCTCTGAGGAGATCTCCCGCCAGCAATGCCCAGGCAAGGCGGTGAGTGGGGACCATGGCTGGCTGGGGGTGTCCCCCCAAAGACTGGCCTGTGAGGGGAATGAGTGCCCCCCTCCAGGCCGGTTCCTCCCATGGGGTCGTCCTGGGGCTCGGGGAAGGACAAGCTACaccctcatgccctctctctgctccctcttgCCACAGTCCTCCTCCTTCCGTCGCAACTTCAGCTCCCCGCTCCTGGTGCATGAGCCACCCCCCGCCTGTGTCACAAGCAGAGAGTCCCCACCCACTGGTGAGTGTTTCCCCCATGGCCTCTGATCCCACATCCCAGGGGTGTGATGAGAAACCCACACATTCCTTAGATGGGCACCTGAGTCATGTGGCACTGCCGGTCCTTGGCACTTCCCTGCTCTGAATGCCCTTGTTTTCAATGGGGGGGGGgtactcattcattccttcattcattcatccttcaaCAGACATCTTACGGGACACTTCCTAAGTGCCAGGCATCATGCTAGACATGGGGACACAGCACTGAAGAAGGTGGAGTTCGTGGTCTAGTGAGGCAGCGAGACATGAAAGAGCTAATCACACAAATCGGCAATCAATCACCATTTTCATGAATGCCTGAACTGAGAAGGGTAGAGACTAGAGAGGCAGGCACTGTCCTCCTCCGCAGGGAGAGGGAAGGTGTCCGGAGATATGAAGGATGGGGAGGCATTCCAAGAGGAACTGGAGAAGACTGGTGTGGGCAGAGAGGGTcctggggtgggatggggcaTGGAGTTAAAGAGAAAGGACGTCTCCGCTGTAAGGGAGTGAAAGTGACACAGGGCTTCGGGGCAGAACAAGGTTGGCTGCCGGGTGCCCAGCCTTGAGGGTGGCTCATTGGCAGGGGCCAGTGGCAAGGTAGACCCCGTCTATGAGACCCTGCGCTATGGCACCTCGTTGGCTTTGATGAACCGCTCCAGCTTCAGCAGTACCTCTGAGTCCCCCACGCGGAGCCTGGTATGTCGGCCACccaaggggagcctgggaggcagggGTCTCTGTGGGTGAGGGTCCAGGGGCTGAGCCCTTCCCCCGTGTGTCCTCAGAGTGAGCGGGATGAGCTGAATGAAGATGGGGAAGGCAGCATTCGCAGCTCAGAGGAGGCCCCTGGAGACAGTGGTGAGTGGAGGTGGGGACCAGAGGACCAGGAGGTGGGGACCAGGGGCAGGGAATGGAGCCCAGGGCGGGCCACTCCCTGCAGCCTCATGCCCCTCATGCCTTGGCATCTCTAGTATTCACAGCCCCAGTTGAGAGTGAAGGGTCAGGACCGGAGGAGAAGAGCCCCAGACAACAGGTGAGGTTATGCGGGCACTGAGCCCTGGGAGGCCAGATGGCAAGGGAATGTTACTTCTTCTTGTCATTGATTCATAGGTGGGTGCGAGCATGGTGAGTGGGGGTGTCACTGCTCCGTCATTTATCCTCAGTCTACGGGGATGGGCAATGCCAGAGTGAGTATGCAGGAAAGGGGGGTAGCCCCCTTGCCACCATGGAGCCAATGCTGCTGTCCCCACTCCCGTGCCAGCTCCCCAAGACTGGGCCATTCCAGGGCACAGCAAGGTGCAGCAAGGCACAGAGAGTATTCCCTTTCTCCATCCTTGGCCTGGTCCCCCAGGGATGAACCCAGAAGATAGGAGAACTTGACCTCTCCCCGTCATGGACCCAGGGGCACTGTGTCCCAACCCctagcaacccccccccccaccaagggtAGGCAGGTCAGGGCCAGTGAACAGTGGGTGGAATGAGGAGAGTGTCCTTTTCCCATCACTGACCTGGAGCTTTTCCACAGCCCCCCAAACCCCTTCTGCGGAAGGACGTGGGACCCATGTACTCCTACGTCGCGCTCTACAAGTTTCTGCCCCAAGAGAACAACGACCTGGCTCTGCAGTAAGTCCTCTTTGTGGTCCAGCCCCACCAGGCAGCCACCCAGCtccagctcagggccccactcccagaCCTTGGAATACGAGTGTGAGGGGGATCTTCAGGAACCTTCTCCCGGCATGCATGAGTCCAGAGAGGAGCTGGACTGCCCAGAGTCCAAAAGGGATTGGCGCTGATGTCCTCTCTCCTACCCCCGGCCCGGGCTCTGCCCTACAGTGTCTGCTGTCCCTGTGGTCACAGGGTCCTCTGAGGGCGTCAAGAATGCTCCCCCAGCTGCAGGGTGGGGGCATGCTGGGGATCTGGGGACCCCAGATCGTTAAGATGTGGAAAGGGCAGGTCCCTCCTGCCCATTTGCAACCCCAGCTCTGTCCTCCCAGGCCTGGGGACCGGATCATGCTGGTGGATGACTCTAACGAGGACTGGTGGAAGGTGACTtggcagggtggggagcagagggacccTGGTAGGCACCCCACCATTCCCCACCTTCAATGGGCATTGCCTCACCTTCTTCTCTCCAGGCCCAAAgtcctcccctcctccagccacTGGCCCTCACCAAGCCTAGGACCAGCACTTGGGACTTGCTCTCACTTTGACCCTCCCTGTCTCAGCCTTGTCCCTCTGCTCACCTCATGCCCTTCCCGGTGCAGAAGCCACCCTCTGGGGGTTCGGATACAGGAAGCCCAGGATCTGGAGTTTGATGGCGGTGGCTCTGAACGGGCAGCGAGTCTAGAGGAAGCGATGTTGGGGGGGGGCATGGGAGCTCATTGCCAGCCTCATCCCCAGGGCAAGATTGGCGACCGGGTTGGCTTCTTCCCAGCCAATTTTGTGCAGCGAGTCAGGCCAGGCGAGAATGTTTGGCGCTGCTGCCAACCCTTCTCTGGGAACAAGGAACAGGGGTACATGAGCCTCAAGGAGAACCAGGTGAGTTCCTGGGCCCCGCAGCAGCTGGAGAGGTGGGCAGGAAAGGGGCACCAGGGGCAGCATGAATGCCCTGGAGGAGGACACCTCCAGCCTggcagtggggaggaaggagggttaGGAAGGCAGGACTGCAGGGCCCTCCTGTCATCTCCTGCTGGGGACTGGGGCTGGTGGCCAACACAGGCAGGGGGCTGAACTGGGTTCGAGACagcttgggggaagggaagagcacTGGGTGAGGAGTCTGGAGGCTTGGGTTTGAATGCTGGCTACGCCTCTGGCTTGTTGTGTAAGCTCCGGCAAGCCTTTTTCCCTCCCCTTACCTCCCCTGCGAAATGGGAATTCAGCTGGGGCGTTAGACCAGCTGATCTCACAGGTCAGCCCCAAAGTGCTGCTCAGCATCTGCTGATGTCCTGATCTTGCTGTCGAGCCCAGTACCCTCATGGGATCTGCTCCCGTCACCCCAGCTGATGTCTCCAACCACATCTGATCCTGGTCCCATCAGTCCCTGGGGTGGCCCCCTGGGAGCCATCACCAGGACTCAGGGCCAGGGCTGCAGGCAGAGCCGGGACTCGGCTCCTTGTCTCTCCCACTCAGATCTGTGTGGGCGTGGGCAGGAGCAAGGATGCTGACGGCTTCATCCGCGTCAGCAGCGGCAAGAAGCGGGGCTTGGTGCCAGCCGACGCCCTGACCGAGATCTGAGAGGAGCCAAGAGAACCCAGATGCCACCCTGCCCATGCCTGGCCCTTGCTTCTGGCCCTGGAGGGGAAAAGGCATctgccctctgcctctttcctagGGGCCACTCCCCGGGACTTGGGAGCCTTCTGCACTGAGGAAGGTTTTATTTCTTGGGTCCCAAGTTGCCCTGAGGGAGTTGCTCCTCTGGGACTtggagatgaggaaggaggagaaagtggGAGGGAATGGGGGAAACTCCAGGTAGGTCCAGCCCATGCCCGGACATCCAGTTGCCACGCTGAAtgcagccctggggaggggggcattcCTGGGGAACTGTCCTGCTGCTTTGTCCAGAGAGCCTTCCCACACCCACACCACCTCTGCATGCCCGACACTGTCCCCCTTGCCCCACAGAGCCCCTGCTTGGGTCTACGTGCGTGACCTTGCGGCTGCCCCTTTGGAAGGAAGTGGGGCCTTGGGAAGGTGCCTTCCCAAGTCTCCCAGGTCTCCTCCCTCCGCCCGGGGTCAGGAGGTGGTTCAGGGCTGCGGGAGGATCCTgagtccaactcctggtttcccCACCTCTGTCCCTCCATCAGTTCTCAGGAAAGTTCTGCGGGAATCTCTCCCCTTACTTGAAACCCTgggcagacagaggaggagagggcCGAGTTCTGGGGAAAGCTCGGTAAATCAGAGACTGTCTCCTCAAAGAGAACAGTCAGTCAGCACAGAGCGGCCTCGTGGTGCCCTTGCCCACTGGGGGAGGACACTCAGTAGCATCCTGCACACAGAAACCTGAccgagaacaacaacaacaaaaaacaaaaaacccagcccGTGCTTGGTCAGAACCCTCATTTGACTGTCAGGAATCTGGAAGTCTCAGCTAGCaggactgaccagccaggggagCTGTGCTTAGTTTCTGCCCCAGGTCTCACAGGGCCCAGCCCTGGGAGCCCCACCGTCAGGGCCAACCTCCATATGGCCCTTCCTCACCCCCTTCCTCGGGACCCCTCCTTCTGTGCAAGAGTCCCTCTTCTGGTTGTAGCTGTGCCCTTCTCCTGGACACCGAGtcctgggaggaagagggagtgggagacggTCAAGACCCATCATTCTGTTTGGCCACCAGGAAAGGAAGGGGGTGGGCACCATGGGTGTGGGGTAGGCACACACATGAAGAGGACCCCTCCCTGGCGGGTTGCTTTTCTCTGGTGccaacctccctctccccctaagCTCAGAGCCTCCTCTTGTGCCCTTGATCGCGCCAGCCAATGCCAGCCCCCATCCTGGGCACAGTCACACCCTCCCACACAGTAGGAGGGACACATCCTCCTACCATTGGCCCCTGCCCCATTTCTCCCCGTCCATGGGGGGCTCAAGCCACACTGCCCTGTTTGCTGCCACGGGGTCCCCCCAGCAATATCCCAGGGGCGGGCCCCATGCCCACGGTACATGAGGCTGCATGATGGGTCTACGGGGGCGTTGCTGAGCCCCTAGACcctttaaataaatgtttcttgtcCCAATCTGCTCCGGCGTGTCTGcttgggagagaggaaggaaaggtgcaaggagtggggcaggggctggaggtgCCAAAAGGAGACAAACCTGGAGGGGGAAGAATTTGTGGATCTCTGAGAAGAGGGGAGCTGGGATAGACCCAGACGTGGCAGGGGTCCCCATGCTTCCCTAGTCCCTTCTCTGGGTAGCAGCCCGAGATGGATCTGGGGAGGAGTTCGAGAGAAAAgcagggcagggatggggtggggtgggatgggatgTTCCGGGATGCTGGAAGGGGAGAGGGTGCAGCTGCGGTCACTTTCTGGCTCGATGCACACCTGCGTCCGCAGGGGAGGGGCGCCCAGCCATGAGCCTCAGCACCATTTCCGCGCAGCCGTTGGTGGCCCCCGAGACATCCCCTTCCCCGAGATCAGCCTCGCCCCCGCAGCTCCCGCAAACCCGAGGCAGAAAGGCCGGCTGCGCGGACAGTCTCCGACAGTGGGGCCCCCCCGAGATGACTCAGTCCTGCCTGTCATGGAGAGCCTGGCACGCGGGGAGCCGGCGGCAGCGCCCCTCCCGCACCAGTGCCCGCCGCCCACCTGCTCCGCCGCAgagctgcctccctcccctcctcctgcctggccGCGTCATAGCCAAGGCAGGCACGTCCTGTGCTATTTATAGGCAGAGGGGAGCGCAGAGGGATAAAGAGGcgggctgcggggggggggggggggggggcagggccacgccagtgccaccagaatgagGGAGTGTGTGCTGCCCCTCCTGGTTGGCACCCAGCGCTTCTGCCTTctagccccccacccacccaaagcGAGGGCGGCCAGGTAGGGCCAGACCCGGAGCTTTCCTGGGGCCCCTTCAGCCAGGGAAGGCCCTAGAGCTAGGTGGGTGAGCCGGAGAGGGAGGATGACCACTCCTTTCTAGGACCCCTGGTAATGGGTATGAAAAAAGGGGTCACAAACCCAGTCCAGGGGCTTCAAGAGAGGAGAATTGGCTAAAGAGGCACCTGCTGTGCCTGGAGAACCATGCTGGGAACTTTATGTAATCCTCTCAATGACCCAGCAAGGCAAGGGGCGCTCTCCCCTTTTcacaatgaagaaactgaggcacagagttaTTAGGGGGCATATTCAAGGTCATAGAACTTATCCAGCCCTGCCTTGCCTCTTTTATACAGAAGGACACTGAGGTCCAGAGTGGatcagtaacttgcccaaggtcaaccAGCAAACTGGTGAGCAGGCCAGTCTCAGAAACCATGTCTCTTGCCTCCCAGTTCAGCTCTTTCCTGACCAGGGTCCCTGAGTGCCTAAAAACAACAAGATGGAAACAGAGACACCCCAAGACGCTGAGCCAGGGGCTCTGGGGAACGAAAGCCCACCCCACTGGAGAGAGGGAAAGCCTTTCAGCCAAGCTTTCTGCACACTCCGCTTGTGCCTGCCCCCAGCCGGCAGCTGGCCTGGACCCCCGCCTCCTCCCCAGCCCATTTGCCGCACTGCTGAGTACAGCAGCTTTTTCGGGTGGCTGAACCACTACCAGCACGCTCACTGCCTGGGGGCGGGGAACAGCTGGTGCCCCCACGATAGCCTCTGCCCTCCTCTGTGCCATTCTGGGGTGTGGCTGGGCCAGCAGATACCCCCCGGCCTCTGGCAGAGGATGTCCAGGAACTGCTGGTGCCTGCTCCCTGTTTGGCTCTATTGTCTGACCCAcgagccctccctccctccctccacctcagcCTGCGCTTAACCTGGCATAGATGGTCTGTGGATAGACTTCAGGGAGATGCGAAAAGAGGGGGAGTCTGGAAGCCAGAGACAAGAAGCCTGAAAGAGCAGAGAGATGGATatcagaggtgggggtggggagacacagaCAGAGGGA is a window from the Neovison vison isolate M4711 chromosome 5, ASM_NN_V1, whole genome shotgun sequence genome containing:
- the STAC2 gene encoding SH3 and cysteine-rich domain-containing protein 2 isoform X3; translation: MTEMSEKENEPDDAATHTPPGTISALQETKLQRFKRSLSLKTILRSKSVENFFLRSGSELKCPTEVLLTPPTPLPPPSPPPASTEGGVPTPAPSPCPNPRPLAPLKPVRLHSFQEHVFKRASPCELCHQLIVGNSKQGLRCKTCKVSVHLWCSEEISRQQCPGKASSSFRRNFSSPLLVHEPPPACVTSRESPPTGASGKVDPVYETLRYGTSLALMNRSSFSSTSESPTRSLSERDELNEDGEGSIRSSEEAPGDSVFTAPVESEGSGPEEKSPRQQPPKPLLRKDVGPMYSYVALYKFLPQENNDLALQPGDRIMLVDDSNEDWWKGKIGDRVGFFPANFVQRVRPGENVWRCCQPFSGNKEQGYMSLKENQICVGVGRSKDADGFIRVSSGKKRGLVPADALTEI
- the STAC2 gene encoding SH3 and cysteine-rich domain-containing protein 2 isoform X4, which produces MTEMSEKENEPDDAATHTPPGTISALQETKLQRFKRSLSLKTILRSKSVENFFLRSGSELKCPTEVLLTPPTPLPPPSPPPASTEGGVPTPAPSPCPNPRPLAPLKPVRLHSFQEHVFKRASPCELCHQLIVGNSKQGLRCKTCKVSVHLWCSEEISRQQCPGKASSSFRRNFSSPLLVHEPPPACVTSRESPPTGASGKVDPVYETLRYGTSLALMNRSSFSSTSESPTRSLSERDELNEDGEGSIRSSEEAPGDSVFTAPVESEGSGPEEKSPRQQPPKPLLRKDVGPMYSYVALYKFLPQENNDLALQPGDRIMLVDDSNEDWWKGKIGDRVGFFPANFVQRVRPGENVWRCCQPFSGNKEQGYMSLKENQEQGC
- the STAC2 gene encoding SH3 and cysteine-rich domain-containing protein 2 isoform X6, whose translation is MTEMSEKENEPDDAATHTPPGTISALQETKLQRFKRSLSLKTILRSKSVENFFLRSGSELKCPTEVLLTPPTPLPPPSPPPASTEGGVPTPAPSPCPNPRPLAPLKPVRLHSFQEHVFKRASPCELCHQLIVGNSKQGLRCKTCKVSVHLWCSEEISRQQCPGKASSSFRRNFSSPLLVHEPPPACVTSRESPPTGASGKVDPVYETLRYGTSLALMNRSSFSSTSESPTRSLSERDELNEDGEGSIRSSEEAPGDSVFTAPVESEGSGPEEKSPRQQPPKPLLRKDVGPMYSYVALYKFLPQENNDLALQARLATGLASSQPILCSESGQARMFGAAANPSLGTRNRGT
- the STAC2 gene encoding SH3 and cysteine-rich domain-containing protein 2 isoform X1, with amino-acid sequence MTEMSEKENEPDDAATHTPPGTISALQETKLQRFKRSLSLKTILRSKSVENFFLRSGSELKCPTEVLLTPPTPLPPPSPPPASTEGGVPTPAPSPCPNPRPLAPLKPVRLHSFQEHVFKRASPCELCHQLIVGNSKQGLRCKTCKVSVHLWCSEEISRQQCPGKASSSFRRNFSSPLLVHEPPPACVTSRESPPTGASGKVDPVYETLRYGTSLALMNRSSFSSTSESPTRSLSERDELNEDGEGSIRSSEEAPGDSVFTAPVESEGSGPEEKSPRQQPPKPLLRKDVGPMYSYVALYKFLPQENNDLALQPGDRIMLVDDSNEDWWKGKIGDRVGFFPANFVQRVRPGENVWRCCQPFSGNKEQGYMSLKENQVSSWAPQQLERWAGKGHQGQHECPGGGHLQPGSGEEGGLGRQDCRALLSSPAGDWGWWPTQAGG
- the STAC2 gene encoding SH3 and cysteine-rich domain-containing protein 2 isoform X2, which encodes MTEMSEKENEPDDAATHTPPGTISALQETKLQRFKRSLSLKTILRSKSVENFFLRSGSELKCPTEVLLTPPTPLPPPSPPPASTEGGVPTPAPSPCPNPRPLAPLKPVRLHSFQEHVFKRASPCELCHQLIVGNSKQGLRCKTCKVSVHLWCSEEISRQQCPGKASSSFRRNFSSPLLVHEPPPACVTSRESPPTGASGKVDPVYETLRYGTSLALMNRSSFSSTSESPTRSLSERDELNEDGEGSIRSSEEAPGDSVFTAPVESEGSGPEEKSPRQQPPKPLLRKDVGPMYSYVALYKFLPQENNDLALQPGDRIMLVDDSNEDWWKGKIGDRVGFFPANFVQRVRPGENVWRCCQPFSGNKEQGYMSLKENQQRQEAGLGASRRPDRDLRGAKRTQMPPCPCLALASGPGGEKASALCLFPRGHSPGLGSLLH
- the STAC2 gene encoding SH3 and cysteine-rich domain-containing protein 2 isoform X5, with the protein product MTEMSEKENEPDDAATHTPPGTISALQETKLQRFKRSLSLKTILRSKSVENFFLRSGSELKCPTEVLLTPPTPLPPPSPPPASTEGGVPTPAPSPCPNPRPLAPLKPVRLHSFQEHVFKRASPCELCHQLIVGNSKQGLRCKTCKVSVHLWCSEEISRQQCPGKASSSFRRNFSSPLLVHEPPPACVTSRESPPTGASGKVDPVYETLRYGTSLALMNRSSFSSTSESPTRSLSERDELNEDGEGSIRSSEEAPGDSVFTAPVESEGSGPEEKSPRQQPPKPLLRKDVGPMYSYVALYKFLPQENNDLALHSVLPGLGTGSCWWMTLTRTGGRARLATGLASSQPILCSESGQARMFGAAANPSLGTRNRGT